GCCAGAACAACCGCTTCGGACCATCGCAGAGATCTCGGCCCTATCTGATAACGTGGCAGGAAGGCAGCTCCAAATCAGCGTGACCGGCGTTGTGACAGCTGCTGAGCCTAGCTGGGAAGGACAATTTTTTATCCAAGACGATACAGGCGGAGTCTGGGTAGAATATTACGGAGACCAAACGCCCCCGGTGAGCTCGCTCATCCAAATCACGGGCGAGAGCCACCCGGGAGCATTCGCGCCCATTATCGCAAAACCTAGGTGGAAAGTCCTTGGTACCGCTCCGCTACCTGCTGCCTTGCCCGTCGCGATAGAAGATCTGGTCTTGGGCGTATTCGATGGAAAGAGGGTCGAAGTACGAGGGATCGTGCGAGCAGTTGAAATCAATACCGATCACGCTTCCCTCACTCTAGCCATCGGAGGGCATCGGCTCGAAGTATGGACCCCTATCGAAGCGATCCCCGACCCAGACTCCCTGATCGCTTCCAAGGTCCTTGCTCGTGGAGCCACTGCGACTCACTATATTCAAGACCTCCGGCACCTTACAGGCGTAGGAGTCTACGTCTCCCGTCCAGAGGATTTCGAAGTGATCTCGCACGAAGAGCACAATCCTTTTGCTAGCGACCCTATCCCTATAAACCGAGTCGCTCAACACAGACCAGGCATGGGATCGGATAACCGTATTCGCATTTTAGGCACAGTTACCCACAAAAGCATGGGATCACGCGTTTTCATCCAGGACGACACAGCAGCCCTCCGCATTACGAGTTCCCACACAGAAGGGGTTGAAGTAGGCGACACGGTGGAAGTCGTAGGATTTCTCGAGATAGAGCAACACCTTCCCGTTTTAAACGATGCAGAGTTTCGTCCAGTGAACGTACCACCACCTGATTTTTCTGCCGTCCCTGTCACCTTTGAAGAGCTAAAACGCGGGCTTCACCATGGGGAGCGGATTACGCTTGAAGGCAAGGTCCTCGACCGGACCACGCGCCAAATCCTGGATGCCAACGGGAACCGTATCGGGAATGCCACCACATGGTTAATTCAAGGAAAGGACCTGACCTTCAATGTGGAATACGAGAACTCTTCGGTAGACCCGATTGAAACAATTGCCCCCATCGGGAGCGTCATCAAAGCAGAGGGCGTTTGCTTCTCCGTCATTGAGGAACCTATCGAATTAAAATCCGTTCAACTCCTCCTCTCCGACTTGCAAGATATAGTCGTGCTCGCCCACCCCAGCTGGATCACACCCAAGAAGCTGCTGGCAGGCTTAGCAGTACTCGCAGTCTTGCTTCTCATTGCCACCACTTGGTCGCTCACCGTTTCGAAGAAAAATGCGACCCTCAAAATACTCGTCAGAGAAAAGCAAGAAGCGCAGGACCAACTTCGAGAAGCTAACGAAAACCTAGAACAAAAGGTCGTCGACCGGTCAAACCAGCTACAGACTGAGATGACTGCACGCAAAGCTTCACAACTGGAGTTCAAAGCGACCATCGCCGAACGCACCCGCTTAGCGAGAGATCTCCACGACACTCTAGAACAAGCCCTCACCGGTATAAGCCTCCAACTTGATACAGCCACGAAACTATTCACCGAACCGAATAAAGCGGAACACCATGTTCGCCTCGCCCGCCGCTGGCTCCAGCAAAGCCAGCTCGAACTCCGACAGTCGATCTGGGACTTGAGATCTAGAGAGCTCGAGCAATTCGACCTACCGCAAGCCCTACGCCAAAACATGGAAAGATTGGCGGAAAGCATACAGTTAAAAAGCCATTTTGAGATCACCGGGCTGCGGCAACGCTTGCCTGAAACCCTCGAAGAAAACATATTAAGAATCGGCCACGAGGCGATGACCAACATCGCTAAGCATGCAAACGCATCCAATGTTTGGGTACAGCTTTCATTTGAGCCAAACCAGCTTTCCCTAATCGTTAAGGACGACGGCCAAGGCTTCGACGTCAATGCAAACATAGAGTCGGCCGAGCATCACTACGGTTTACTAGGCATGAGAGAGAGGGCTCAACGTATCCATGGATCTCTCACTATCGAATCCAGGCCTCGCCATGGCACCCAAATTCAGGTAACGATTCCCTTCACCCCACGTAAATCCCAAGAGGCATCGCCCCAAAATTAAGATCCCAAATGCACGCTGACGAAAAAATACGAATCCTCGTCGCCGATGACCACTACATCGTCCGTACAGGCTTGGTCTCGCTGATAGGTACAGCGGGAGATATGCTCGTTGTCTGCCAAGCCAACTCAGGTAAGTCCGCGATCGAGCAATCCCGAGCCCACCAGCCCGATATCGCCCTATTGGATCTGCGAATGCCAGAGGGCGGAGGAGCGCCCACGATTAAGGCAATTAAAAGCGAGTTCCCTGACTGCGGGATCATCGTATTTTCCGCTTTCAACGGGGACGAGGATATCTTCAGAGCCTTTGATGCGGGAGCAAATGGATACATCCTCAAGAGTTCGATAGGGGACGATTTACTCGACGCAATCCGCGAAGTCTACGCGGGTCGAAAATGGATACCTCGAGACGTGTCCAGTCGTCTTGCCATCCGCAAAACCCATGAAACCCTTACACCTCGCGAAATCGAAGTCCTCTCTGAAATAGCCCACGGCAAATCGAATAAAGAAATAGCCAGCCAGCTGCAAATTTCAGACTACACGGTGAAAGACCATATCAAAAACATTCTCGGCAAGATGCAGGTTGCAGCTCGAACCGAAGCCGTCACTGTCGCAATCCAAAGGGGAATAATCGAGATCTAGTCCCGGACCAAAACTTTTTCATAATTTTCGCGGTGCCTCACCGTTGCTCACATACTAATGCTAGGGCACCAAACCCTAAAGCAGACTACTCCAACGGAGTTTCTTCAAACAACAAGTTATCTTTCCCCGCTCGCTCTGCCTCCTCCTTAACCTGCTTTTCCAAGGCAGTATCAGCCCGCAAATCTTCTGCCGGCTCGCGATCGTTGGATTTCCGCTTCTGGACTTTCGGCGAAACTGGTGAAGAGGCTTGCGAAACAAAGGGTCCGGCATTCTCGAGACGCACCCGATGGATCGGCTCCGGCAAATCCATTCCTGCCTCTTCCAAAGCGAGCTTAACGCAACGGATGGCTTGGCCTTTCACTTTAGCGAAATTGAACTGCTCTTGATTAACCCAGGCGTATAATTTTATGGATACACTTGAGTCGCCAAGCTCCGTAATTGCAGCCCATGGTGCTGGCTCCTCTAGGATCCCCTATTTTTGACCTGACGAAATTAGTCAGCCGCAACATCACGAATCTTGGCTAGGCTGAAAACGAGAAAAGAATACGGAGCTAGGTTAATGGAAGCGCTCGCATCGGCAGAGTCATAGGCTTCCAGCTTGGCTCGTTTGTCCCCCTCTTCAGAAATGCTCTCCGGTCGGTGATATTCGTCGGAGGCTGAGTTTACCAGACAGTTCCAGAGACCCGGGGCTGGAAAACCGAGCTTGTATTTCACATGCTCTTGGTTGCCTAGATTGATGAAAACCATCACATCGTCACCCTCCCCGTGATCCCGCCAGCGGTGAAAAGAGAGAATATTGTCCGCCTCGTTACAATGTAGGATCTCAATTCCCTGCCCCGTCAATCCAGCGGAGTTGCCACTCTTGTTCAACCGAGCTTCGATCAAGTCCCCGAACAACCGGACCATACCTTTGACCTCGTCTCGACGAGACCAGTCAACCGGCTTGTCATCTGAAAACCAATCCCCCTCCAAGAACTCTTGTCCTTGGAATAACATCGGCACTCCGGGAGCGGTCAAGGCGAGGCAAGCTCCTATTCCCACCCGAGCGCTTGCATGAAAGCCGGTCTCGTTTTCCGCATCGATTTCGTGAGCGACTCGAGCTTGGCCGTTCGCAACTTCGTCATGAGATTCTGTATACACGACTCGTTGAAAGGCATCTCCATTGTAGCGGAAAGTCAGCGCATCGCAAATCTTCTGCATCGATCTGCTGGAGTCCTCTGGTTGTATCAAAACATCACGTACCGGATGAACGAAGGCAGCATCCCACTGGGCGTGAAATCCAGCCCCGCCGTGTTCCAGAGCATCTGTCAACTGCGGCTCGTTCTGCAAGTCTTCCGCGATCAGGATCTTTCCCTCTGGTAGCTCGCGAGCGTCCTTGTTGATCCAACGGATGAGTTCGAGACCGTCGGGCAAATGATCCGCTCCGTCGGCTCGCACACTGCGGATGTAGAGTGTCATGTCATAGCGGAGTCCATCCACGCGAAACTCCTGCAGCCACATCATGGCGTTGTCATGGATGTACTGGCACACCTCTCCACGACCGTAATCCGGTCGAGTTTGCCCCCAGGGCGTCTCTGCCTTCCAGTCATTATAAAAGTATATTCCTCCCAGCCCATTCTCGTCCCAGCCGTCGAACTGCCAGATATCGAGGTCGCTCGGCCCGAAGTGGTTGTAAACCACATCAAGAATCACACCGATACCTCGCCGGTGGGCTTCCTTGACGAGGCGCTTAAGAGCATCTGGGCCACCATAGCTGCTTTCTACCGCATAAATGTGCGATGGGTTGTAGCCCCAGGAAATATCGCCGGCGAACTCCGCCACCGGCATGATTTCCAGGGCGTTGATCCCGAGGCCTTGCAGGTAGTCCAACTTCTCACAGACAAGGTCGAGAACAGGCTTGTCGCGATTTCCCTCCTTTTCGAGCTCTGCGAAAGTGCGGGCGTGAACTTCGTAAACGACCAGTTCGTTATGAGGCGGGAGTTCGAAGTCATCGTCTTCCCAGTCGAAATCATCCGCATAAACGATTCCGTTACCGACGGAGTTGGTCACTTCGCGAGCTCGCGGATCGATCCGCTCCATCCGCTTGTCACCATTTTTCACTACAAACTTGTAATGCGATCCGGGTTTCGCCCCGGCACAGATGCCCGACCAGTTACCTCCTTCATCCCGGGTTAACTCATCCGCTTCCTCATCCCAATCGTTCCAGTCTCCCACTACCGAAACGGCATCCGCGTTTGGCGCCCAAACCTTAAAGCCTACTCCCTCATCCAAGACGCCAGCGCCCAGCGGTAAATCTAAGATTATCTCGTTCATAACAATAGTCTCCAAAATCGTGCCCGTTCATCGGACGAAGCAGGCAATCGCCTCTTTCGCGCCAAAGGATAAAGTTGGCCGGTCGAATTCTCGGATTTTGTATTTCCGATACGACTACACAGCCGAACAGGACCCTAAGAAATAACGCCTTAGAAGCCCGTTTCCCTAGGAAGACGGGCGATTATGTATGGGCTAGCTCACCGCAACGATCGAAAGAAGGAAAATCTTCACCGTCCCAACGACGAGTCAGACAAATGCCGACAAACAAATGCAAACTGCCAGATTCGATTGCAGTTTGCCTCGTTTTGCGACTCACCAAACTAGGAAATATGCACGATCCAATCCGATCGCTGTCCCTCAAATATCTGGCTCGGGTATCCTAAACCCGGCTAATCGAAAGATCCGTGCGAATTGGTATCAACCTCGTGCTGAAGTTCGCGATCTAGGGCTTGCAGCTTGGACATCGTTTCAGACTCCATCGGACTCGGACCGATCGCCCAACAAGCGAGGGACAGGGTCAAAAGCTGGGACGAAAGACGCTGGCGCCAACGGCGTCCCTTTCCACGGGCCACCATTGCCATACTTGGCAATTCCATGGCCAACATTCCTCTCAGACTGAAAGGCAGCCAATTTTCGCGAATTAGGGATCGTTCGATCTGATAAATCTGATCTGCGAGGCCATCGCCTTCACTATCACTTCCGTCACCGGTATCGCTGGAATGCATAAGGGACTTTGACCGCAAGCACTGCCTCCGGATCCGAAATTCTAGAGATTTCTGGCCACTATTTTACGCAAAATCGCTTTCGGCGCCTCAGGCACGCAACCTGCAGGCGAGCCTGCCCATGACCTCTCGTATACTCCTATCTATCTTCCTTGGCCTCGCCACATTGCTAGCGCCGGTATCCGCCGATAAAGAGACCTCTCGCTTGGATCTCATTCTTGAACGCGGATACCTCACCGTTGGGACGACCGGCGACTTTAAACCCTTCACCTACCTCAACCCCAAAACCGAAGAGTACGAAGGCATCGATATCGATGCAGCCAAAGACATCGCCGCCAAACTCGGCGTAGAGCTGCATATCGAGGGAACGACCTGGCCGACCCTAGTTGAGGGAATCCTTGAAGATCGTTACGATCTCGCGGTCGGCGGCATCACTCGAACCCTAAGCCGCCAGACACAGGTCTACATCACCGAACCCTACTTTCAAACGGGAAAATGTCCCCTCGTTCGGGAAGCCGATGTATCCAAACTGTCGACGATCGCGGACCTCAACCAGCCTTCCGTCAGAGTCGGCGTCAATCCGGGTGGGACCAACGAACGCTTCGTCCGCCAAATGCTGCCACAAGCCAATGTAACAGTCGTCGAAGACAACCTGTCGATCCCCGGAAAAGTCCTGGCAGGCGAGTTCGACGTCATGATCACCGACAACGTGGAGGCCATGATCTTTGAAAAGAAACTGCCCGGGCTCGCCGCCTCCCATCCGTCCGAGCCTTTCACGGTAGAGGACTTTGGATACCTCCTTCCGCGAGGAGACGAAGCCTGGCTAAATTGGCTAAACCTCTACGTTCACCAAGCGAACCAGAAGGGCTACTACCGCGATTGGGAAGAGAAATGGCTAGAGCTCCACTCGAAGCCAGCCGAAGAGTGAGGCGGTATTCCGGACGGTGGTTTTCAATGCTAGACGTTTAACGGGAATTCGCTAATCACCTGAAGGTAAGCTCTTTTCGCGAAACTATGGACCCACAACCACGCACTAGACTAGCCCTATGACACTCATCGAAGCGATCGCGGTCGTGTTCGGCCTGGCATGTGTTTGGCTCGTGGTGAAAGAGAGTATCTGGTGCTGGCCGGCCGGGCTGGTTCAGGTCTCCCTCTACGTCTACATATTCTATCAGGCCAAGCTCTACTCCGACTTTGGTCTGCACATTTTCTACGTGGGGATGCAATTCTATGGCTGGTACCACTGGATGTATGGAGGCAAAGATCGGGACAAAGCTCCCATCGAAGAATTGAGCCGAAATAGCATCTTGATCTGGTCAGCTGTCTGTTTACTGGGCTCCGTCGCTTGGGGTTGGCTTATGCATCGCTTCACCGACGCGGTTGTCCCTTATCCGGATGCCTTCACCACCGTGACCAGCCTCGTC
This genomic interval from Pelagicoccus albus contains the following:
- a CDS encoding histidine kinase yields the protein MINFLKPLCLAALVIGSTISPAQKEPSPEQPLRTIAEISALSDNVAGRQLQISVTGVVTAAEPSWEGQFFIQDDTGGVWVEYYGDQTPPVSSLIQITGESHPGAFAPIIAKPRWKVLGTAPLPAALPVAIEDLVLGVFDGKRVEVRGIVRAVEINTDHASLTLAIGGHRLEVWTPIEAIPDPDSLIASKVLARGATATHYIQDLRHLTGVGVYVSRPEDFEVISHEEHNPFASDPIPINRVAQHRPGMGSDNRIRILGTVTHKSMGSRVFIQDDTAALRITSSHTEGVEVGDTVEVVGFLEIEQHLPVLNDAEFRPVNVPPPDFSAVPVTFEELKRGLHHGERITLEGKVLDRTTRQILDANGNRIGNATTWLIQGKDLTFNVEYENSSVDPIETIAPIGSVIKAEGVCFSVIEEPIELKSVQLLLSDLQDIVVLAHPSWITPKKLLAGLAVLAVLLLIATTWSLTVSKKNATLKILVREKQEAQDQLREANENLEQKVVDRSNQLQTEMTARKASQLEFKATIAERTRLARDLHDTLEQALTGISLQLDTATKLFTEPNKAEHHVRLARRWLQQSQLELRQSIWDLRSRELEQFDLPQALRQNMERLAESIQLKSHFEITGLRQRLPETLEENILRIGHEAMTNIAKHANASNVWVQLSFEPNQLSLIVKDDGQGFDVNANIESAEHHYGLLGMRERAQRIHGSLTIESRPRHGTQIQVTIPFTPRKSQEASPQN
- a CDS encoding response regulator; the protein is MHADEKIRILVADDHYIVRTGLVSLIGTAGDMLVVCQANSGKSAIEQSRAHQPDIALLDLRMPEGGGAPTIKAIKSEFPDCGIIVFSAFNGDEDIFRAFDAGANGYILKSSIGDDLLDAIREVYAGRKWIPRDVSSRLAIRKTHETLTPREIEVLSEIAHGKSNKEIASQLQISDYTVKDHIKNILGKMQVAARTEAVTVAIQRGIIEI
- a CDS encoding alpha-amylase family glycosyl hydrolase codes for the protein MNEIILDLPLGAGVLDEGVGFKVWAPNADAVSVVGDWNDWDEEADELTRDEGGNWSGICAGAKPGSHYKFVVKNGDKRMERIDPRAREVTNSVGNGIVYADDFDWEDDDFELPPHNELVVYEVHARTFAELEKEGNRDKPVLDLVCEKLDYLQGLGINALEIMPVAEFAGDISWGYNPSHIYAVESSYGGPDALKRLVKEAHRRGIGVILDVVYNHFGPSDLDIWQFDGWDENGLGGIYFYNDWKAETPWGQTRPDYGRGEVCQYIHDNAMMWLQEFRVDGLRYDMTLYIRSVRADGADHLPDGLELIRWINKDARELPEGKILIAEDLQNEPQLTDALEHGGAGFHAQWDAAFVHPVRDVLIQPEDSSRSMQKICDALTFRYNGDAFQRVVYTESHDEVANGQARVAHEIDAENETGFHASARVGIGACLALTAPGVPMLFQGQEFLEGDWFSDDKPVDWSRRDEVKGMVRLFGDLIEARLNKSGNSAGLTGQGIEILHCNEADNILSFHRWRDHGEGDDVMVFINLGNQEHVKYKLGFPAPGLWNCLVNSASDEYHRPESISEEGDKRAKLEAYDSADASASINLAPYSFLVFSLAKIRDVAAD
- a CDS encoding transporter substrate-binding domain-containing protein, which codes for MTSRILLSIFLGLATLLAPVSADKETSRLDLILERGYLTVGTTGDFKPFTYLNPKTEEYEGIDIDAAKDIAAKLGVELHIEGTTWPTLVEGILEDRYDLAVGGITRTLSRQTQVYITEPYFQTGKCPLVREADVSKLSTIADLNQPSVRVGVNPGGTNERFVRQMLPQANVTVVEDNLSIPGKVLAGEFDVMITDNVEAMIFEKKLPGLAASHPSEPFTVEDFGYLLPRGDEAWLNWLNLYVHQANQKGYYRDWEEKWLELHSKPAEE
- the pnuC gene encoding nicotinamide riboside transporter PnuC — protein: MTLIEAIAVVFGLACVWLVVKESIWCWPAGLVQVSLYVYIFYQAKLYSDFGLHIFYVGMQFYGWYHWMYGGKDRDKAPIEELSRNSILIWSAVCLLGSVAWGWLMHRFTDAVVPYPDAFTTVTSLVAQWLMAKKKLQNWHFWIAVDIVAVAVYAYKELYLTSGLYAVFLVLCVMGVREWRAKLSAQAA